From the genome of uncultured Bacteroides sp.:
TCTTTTGTGTTTTGTATGTGGTGAAAATTCTCCTGAGCAAAGCCGGTTGTACCGAACATGGCAATAAATAAAGATATAAATAATGCGTTTTTCATAAATGTGTGTTTTTGTTTTTTCAAAAGTAGTTATTAAAGGATTATTAATGTTATACTATCTCGATATATTATAATACAAATTCGATATTTGTATTCTTGCATATACTGATTATCTATAAGTTACCGATATATGAAATTTCCTATTAATAACATTATTTCGATAAATAATAATATAATTTCTGCTTATTTGTGACTTAATAAGAAATAAAGATATATATTCGCCTTTATGAAAATGAAAAATGCATGGTAAGAGAAAAAAAAGATAATCTGAATTTTACATTGTTGAACATTGGGCATGCAATTCATAATGCCGACTGGAACTGGGCAAATGTGAACAGTCCGTTTTCAAGATTATATTGGGTGGATGGAGGAAATGCAAAAATTGTGCTACCTGATGGTACATATAATCTTACACCGGGGCATTTATACCTTATTCCGTCTTTTACCTTGCATAGCTACGAGTGTGACGGGCATTTTTCACTATATTATATTCATATTTATGAGGAACAAACTGATAACCTGAGTATTATTGAGAAAATGAATCCGTCTGTTGAGGTTGAAGCTACCGAAATGGATACTTTGCTAGTAAAGCGTTTATTCGAGATTAATCCGAACAGGGAGTTGAAACTTTATGATCCGTCATCTTACGATAATTCTCAGACTTTGGTAAAGAATATCTCAGAAAATGCGCAATTACCTTATTACTTTCTGATTGAAACGAAAGGAATTTTACAGCAACTCTTTTCCAGATTTCTGAAAGATGCAGAACAAAAGATTGAAGTTACTGATAACAGAGTATTAAAGGCTTTACGCTATATCCGTAAGAACATAGATAAGCCTATCAGTATTAGTAAGCTTTCTGAGCTGTGTTTTCTTACAGACGACCATTTTATCAGGCTTTTCAAAAATGAAATGAAATGTACGCCTACACAATATATTAATCAGAAAAAGATTGAGAAAGCTCA
Proteins encoded in this window:
- a CDS encoding AraC family transcriptional regulator; its protein translation is MVREKKDNLNFTLLNIGHAIHNADWNWANVNSPFSRLYWVDGGNAKIVLPDGTYNLTPGHLYLIPSFTLHSYECDGHFSLYYIHIYEEQTDNLSIIEKMNPSVEVEATEMDTLLVKRLFEINPNRELKLYDPSSYDNSQTLVKNISENAQLPYYFLIETKGILQQLFSRFLKDAEQKIEVTDNRVLKALRYIRKNIDKPISISKLSELCFLTDDHFIRLFKNEMKCTPTQYINQKKIEKAQVMLIIDDIPIKEIAYNLAFDNISYFNKLFKKLTGLTPGEYKKRLHM